One Aegilops tauschii subsp. strangulata cultivar AL8/78 chromosome 7, Aet v6.0, whole genome shotgun sequence genomic window carries:
- the LOC141026472 gene encoding protein NRT1/ PTR FAMILY 5.1-like, with the protein MLQALIVTSAYLVEVRRMRVIREHPVRGPHETVPMSVFWMLPQYVILGVGDVFNTIGVLEFFYDQSPEGMQRLGTTFYTSGLGVGNFLSSLLVTLVDRTTRATVGKSWIGDNPNDSHLDYYYVFLLVLSVANMALFVWVAMRYKYNGAMGTPEAEAEMVAGGKVTADSPLVVERDKVEGVHLA; encoded by the coding sequence ATGTTGCAGGCGCTCATCGTGACCAGCGCCTACCTCGTGGAGGTCCGGCGCATGCGCGTGATCCGGGAGCACCCCGTCCGCGGCCCCCACGAGACGGTGCCGATGAGCGTCTTTTGGATGCTGCCGCAGTACGTGATCCTTGGCGTCGGCGACGTGTTCAACACCATCGGAGTCCTCGAGTTCTTCTACGACCAGTCGCCGGAGGGGATGCAGAGGCTGGGGACCACCTTCTACACCAGCGGGCTTGGCGTCGGGAACTTCCTCAGCAGCCTGCTCGTGACGCTCGTCGACCGGACCACCAGGGCGACCGTCGGCAAGAGCTGGATCGGCGACAACCCGAACGACTCACACCTCGACTACTACTACGTGTTCCTGCTGGTGCTCTCCGTGGCCAACATGGCGCTCTTCGTGTGGGTGGCGATGAGGTACAAGTACAACGGCGCAATGGGGACGCCTGAGGCCGAGGCTGAGATGGTGGCCGGCGGCAAGGTAACGGCGGACTCGCCGCTGGTGGTGGAGCGTGATAAGGTGGAGGGCGTGCATCTTGCGTAA
- the LOC109786640 gene encoding protein NRT1/ PTR FAMILY 5.1-like → MEFTKDGSVDLRGQPIIASRTGRWKACSFLLGYEAFERMAFYGVASNLVVYLTTQMRQETVSSVRSVNNWTGAVWMTPIAGAYVADAFLGRFWTFTGASLIYLVGMVMISLAVSLKPLHPHCTADGDCAPATRRQVAFFYAALYTMAVGAGGTKPNVSTFGADQFDDLDVREREIKASFFNWWTFSTFTGGLVAMLVLVYVQEEVGWGVGYAIPTVGLALSLVLFYVGMPFYRHKPVRRSTAAGPARLIGRVLRAAYANRGCQLTGELNEHGTAAAVDGKRLLLHTRGNFRFLDKAAMVSDTDSETASHAPCTVTEVEEVKLIAGMIVVWLVTLVPCMIPAQVNTLFVKQGTTLDRSLGAVRIPAASLGSFITISMLISIPIYDRVLVPLLRRRTGDPRGITLLQRLGVGCLLQALVVACACLVEVRRMRVIRERSIHGPHDTVPMSVFWMLPQYVLLGIGDVFNTIGVLEFFYDQSPEGMQSLGTTFYTSGLGVGNFLNSLLVTLVDRTTRASVGKSWIGDNLNDSHLDYYYVFLLVLSVANMALFVWVAMRYKYKKEFLEDNGTMGTPEAETEMVADGKVTADSPLVVERDKVEAMHVA, encoded by the exons ATGGAGTTCACCAAGGATGGCTCCGTCGACCTCCGCGGCCAACCGATCATCGCCTCCCGGACCGGCCGGTGGAAGGCGTGCTCCTTTTTACTAG GGTACGAGGCGTTCGAGCGGATGGCGTTCTACGGGGTGGCATCGAACCTGGTGGTGTACCTGACGACTCAGATGCGGCAGGAGACGGTGTCGTCGGTGCGCAGCGTCAACAACTGGACGGGGGCGGTGTGGATGACGCCCATCGCCGGCGCCTACGTCGCCGACGCCTTCCTCGGCCGCTTCTGGACCTTCACCGGCGCCTCGCTCATATACCTCGTG GGCATGGTTATGATAAGCCTGGCCGTCTCCCTGAAGCCACTGCACCCGCACTGCACCGCGGACGGTGACTGCGCCCCGGCGACCCGGCGGCAGGTGGCCTTCTTCTACGCGGCGCTTTACACCATGGCCGTCGGCGCGGGCGGGACCAAGCCCAACGTCTCGACGTTCGGCGCGGACCAGTTCGACGATTTGGACGTACGGGAGCGCGAGATCAAGGCTTCCTTCTTCAACTGGTGGACGTTCAGCACCTTCACCGGCGGCCTCGTCGCCATGCTCGTCCTCGTTTACGTCCAGGAGGAGGTCGGCTGGGGCGTCGGGTACGCGATCCCGACGGTCGGCCTTGCCCTGTCTCTTGTGCTGTTCTATGTGGGCATGCCGTTCTACCGGCACAAGCCTGTCAGGCGGAGCACGGCGGCAGGTCCAGCAAGGCTGATCGGCAGGGTGCTCAGGGCAGCCTATGCGAACCGGGGATGTCAGCTCACCGGGGAGCTGAACGAGCATGGCACGGCTGCTGCCGTTGACGGGAAGCGGCTTTTACTCCACACGCGGGGTAATTTCAGGTTCTTGGACAAGGCGGCCATGGTGTCAGACACAGACAGCGAGACGGCCAGCCATGCGCCATGCACAGTGACCGAGGTCGAGGAGGTGAAGCTCATAGCCGGAATGATCGTGGTATGGCTTGTCACTCTGGTGCCCTGCATGATCCCTGCGCAAGTGAACACCCTCTTCGTGAAGCAAGGGACCACCCTGGACCGCTCACTCGGTGCCGTCCGCATCCCGGCCGCCTCCCTCGGCAGCTTCATCACCATCTCCATGCTCATCTCGATCCCTATCTACGACCGCGTGCTGGTGCCGCTCCTCCGGCGGCGCACCGGCGACCCGCGTGGCATCACCCTCCTGCAGCGCCTTGGCGTCGGGTGCTTGCTGCAAGCGCTGGTCGTGGCATGCGCCTGCCTTGTCGAGGTCAGGCGCATGCGCGTGATCCGGGAGCGCTCCATCCACGGCCCCCACGACACGGTGCCGATGAGCGTCTTCTGGATGCTGCCGCAGTACGTGCTCCTAGGCATCGGCGACGTGTTCAACACCATCGGAGTCCTCGAGTTCTTCTACGACCAGTCGCCGGAGGGGATGCAGAGCCTCGGAACCACCTTCTACACGAGCGGGCTCGGCGTCGGGAACTTCCTCAACAGCTTGCTCGTGACGCTCGTCGACCGGACCACCAGGGCGAGCGTCGGCAAGAGCTGGATCGGCGACAACCTGAACGACTCACACCTCGACTACTACTACGTGTTCCTGCTAGTGCTCTCCGTGGCCAACATGGCGCTCTTCGTGTGGGTCGCGATGCGGTACAAGTACAAGAAAGAGTTCCTGGAGGACAACGGCACGATGGGGACGCCTGAGGCCGAGACTGAGATGGTGGCCGACGGCAAGGTAACGGCGGACTCGCCGCTAGTGGTGGAGCGTGATAAGGTGGAGGCCATGCATGTTGCCTAG